In Temnothorax longispinosus isolate EJ_2023e unplaced genomic scaffold, Tlon_JGU_v1 HiC_scaffold_21, whole genome shotgun sequence, the sequence GTCGCCGAAACGGCCGTGGCCCCCTGCCCTCGCGCGACGAGGGGAGCGCTTGTGACAGACCCCCCGTGGGGGTGTCCGCCCgagccccccccccccgccgcGCACCCTCCGCCGACTGCCTCGGCAGCGAATACGGGCAGCAGGGAGGCGGACCCCCTCCCAAGGGAGGAGAAATGTCCGTCTCCGTGCTGCCCACCCTCTCAAAGACGGCACTACCGCCCCGCGTTGTGCGGTGGGGATGGCGGGTGTCTAGGGCGCCGCCCCGTCGGAGTGCGACGCCCCTTAGTTGCCGCTGTCGCCACGACGCGACCGGGAAGATTTCAGTTCCCCCGATCACGCCGTCGAAGAGGAGGAAGACCCGGGACCAAGGGGGGGGCCATCCTCCTCCTCACTATccggaggggggaggggagcgGCCTCTCCCCTCCTCACCCTCTCATCCGCCTCCTTCCGCGACATGACCTGGTCGCAGAAGGAGACGAATGCCCTCCATGCGATTTCGCCTCTCTCTCCCGGTGCGACCGACGCGGCCACGACGGCCGGGAGAGAGAGGTCGTCTCCTATCACGGTCCGAAGGGCACGGCGCTGGTCATCCCACGCTGGGCAAAACTCCAGCGTGTGCTGCGCCGTGTCCGCCCCCTCCGGACAATGGTGGCAGCGCGTGGTGCGCTCCTTCCCGATACGGTGCAGGTACTTGCCAAAACAACCATGGCCCGTCAGCACCTGCACCGCATGGAAGGCCAGATATCGTTTGCATCGGCCCTCCATCCACTCCGCTAACACCGGTTGGACAGCGTCTACGGTCCTCCTCCCGTATACAACCTGGCGTGGATCGGCCAGCCAGGCCGACCACCACTGGAGGAGGGCCTCCCTCGCTCGGAGTTTCAGCACCGTCCTTCCCCTTGGGATGATTACCACACCCCGCCCGCGCATCTCCGCGATTTCCTCATACACCTGCGCGTACATTCGCGCGAGGAGATGCACAGGCGGCATCCCGGCAAGGACGGTCGCCCCCGGATGGGAGACGGTCCGGTAGGCCCTGGCGGCGCGAATTGCGAGAGTTCGTTGGGCTGCCGCCAGGCGCCCACGAAGGTGGGTGTTGTTTCCCACCTTCTCCCACCATATCGGTGCTGCGTACAGCAGCACCGATTGGACCGCCGCCACATAGAGGCGACGCACGCGCCCACCGGCTCCGCCTAGATTAGGCAGGAGCCGGGCCAGGCTATTAGCGGCCCGGCTGGCCCTAGGGGCCACTTGGGCGACGTGCTCGCGGAAACTCCTTCCGCTGTCCAACCACACACCGAGGTATTTCAAATGCGGAGTGGTCGGGACTTTCACTCTTTGTACGGAGAGACCGAGCCCCTCTGGAGGTGGACCCCACTCCCTCTTGTTGTAAAAAACCGTAACTTGGGTTTTCTGTGGGGCCACCCTCAGGCCCAGTCTCTCTATGGAGCGCACCACGCTCTCAGCTGCCACATTTGCCAGCCTGAAGAGTTCCCGCCACCCCTCCCCGCTGACTCCCAGGTATATGTCATCTGCATATCCCGAGAGCCAGCAACGCGTGGGGAGGGGAGTCCTGAGGATCCTGTCGTATCCGATGATCCACAACAGGGGCCCAAGCACGGACCCCTGCGGGACACCACACTCGACTAACCGGACCCTCAGGACACCGTCCTGATCGACGTATGTCAATCCCCTGTCCCGGAAATAATCCCTGACGACCTCAATGAGGTAATCGGGGACGCCGTAGTTCTTAAGCGCCTCCCCGATCACCGGCCAGGGGAGGGAGTTAAACGCATTTCTTACATCGAAACCGACTCCGATGACTACCCTCCTCTCGGCAATCTCGGCTTCCGTCCGGGAGAGGACGCGCTTAATCGCGTCTACTGTAGATCTCCCGGGACGAAAGCCAAATTGGTCGTCAGAGAGCCCCTCGTTGCCCATTCGGGACAGGTGCTGGACGAGGCGTTCGGCGATGATTCGCTCGAAAATTTTACCTGCCTCGTCCAGCAGACATATCGGACGGTATGAGCCGGGCAATTCTGGTGGTTTGCCCGGCTTTGGCAGGAGCACCAGGCTGGCCTCCTTCCATCTATTGGGGAACCGGCCGGCCCGCAGGCAGGCAGTGTACACCTGCCGCATTTTGCCGGCCAATCCCCCCGCGGCCAACTTCCATGCGCGGCCTGGAACTCCGTCAGGGCCAGGAGCCTTGCCGCTCCTGACCCTCTTGACGGCCCTCGACAGCTCTTCTTCCGTGACCCCCCATTCGTCGTCCCACTCTGTTTGAACGGTGGGAGGGAAATTAACCTCCCCCCCATCCGCCCGCGGGAATAGTTCGTCGACAATTTTGTCGACGAATGAGGGGTCTAATTGCTCCGTGAGCGGGGGCGCCCACGGTTTAAGCTTGTTAAGCACGAGCTTGTAAGGGCGCCCCCACGGGTCCTCCTCTACGCTATCGAGGAGCTCGCTCCAGGCCCGCGCTTTGGCCGCGCAGATCGCTCGGGCGAGGTCCTGGCGGGCGGCACACCAGGCCTCCCCAGCCTCCTCCTCGGAGAGGGCGACGCGTCTTCCCGCGCGTGCCCTCCTCCAAATCCTCTTGGCGCAAACCGCGGAGCGCCTTAACTCGGTCAGCTCCTCGGTCCACTAGTATGTTTGTTTCCGGGGCGGCAGTGGCTGCTGCCGGGGCATGGCAACATCGCAAGCCTGCGTCGTAACCTTTACCATGCCCTCGGCCATTGCATCCACGTCCACATCCGCCGCCCCGGATATGTCGTCCTCCTCTGGGATCCATGCGGACCCTATAATTGCGGCCTTAAATAGGTCCACGTTCATTTGCTTGAGGGCCCATCTGCGTCTCGTTCTGCCCGCGGCCAGGCGACGGGCGAGCACTCCTGGCGGGCTTGCCTGGACCACCATTTCGATTAGTTGGTGGTCCGACAAGGTCTCCACATCTGAGACCACCCGCCAGCCACGTATATCGCGGGCAACGGGGGGTGTGGCCCAAGTAATATCCACAATTAATTCCCCCCGTCGCCGCACGCAAGTGCTCTCTCGGCCCACGTTAGCCAGACACAGGCCGAGACCCGCCGCCCACCGTTCGGTGGCATCGCCCCTCCAGTCGGTCCGCGGGGAACCCCATAGCGTTGACTTCGCATTGAAGTCCCCCGCGACCATGACCCGGCCATTGGCACAGGCTCTTACGCAGTTCTCCAATTCGTGCAGGAGCTGCCCGTACCTGGCGCGGGTCCAGCTAGGAGGGGCGTAGACAGCCACCACGCAGACGGACCCCCATTGCACCGCCACGTATCCCTCCCCGGCACACTTCCTCGTGCACGGGGGGGACGCGGGCAGCGTCCTCCAAACTATCGCGGCAGAGCCCCCCCTGTCCCCGGCCCAGCAGGGATGATCTCCGGGGACCCGGTAGGGCTCCGCCACGACACCCAAACCACACCCGCGCTCTGCCAAGACTTGGCAGAATAAATCTTGCGCTGCGCGGGCGTGGTTCTGGTTAACCTGGAGGACTCTGAGGGCCATTACATATAGCCCACAGAGTCCTCCGGCCTCTCCTCCTCTTTATCCAACGGGGTGGCAAGCCCCGACTCCTCCTCCGGCTCCGTTATCATCGGAGCCTCGTCGCGTGTCTGCTCTACCAAGAGTAAGGCTTGATCGTCCTTGCTGAGGGCGGGAGGGGATAGATCCACCTCCATTACCTCAACCGTCTCTGTTTTGACGGCCAGAGCCGATCTGGCCCTTGTTTGCCTCTGCGGTTTCGGAGACTCTTTAACTGTCTCCGTTCCCGCAGGTGTGCCGGCAACTCTGACACCCTCGTGCGTGACGGTGAACCCCGTCACGACAAGGCCCTCCTGTTTCGCGGgctttttctccttcttcttcctctcctcCTCAGCTGGTTTAGCCCGCGATGCGTCGGGTTTGGAGGACCCGTTCCCCTTCGCCCTCTTCTTCCCTTTCAGGCTACCGCGGCAGGCAGGGCCGCCCACGCGGTGGTCGTGGGGCATACCCTTGTCCGCGCAAACAGCGCACCGCACTTGAGCCGTGCAGCTCTTAGCCTGGCCCGCCTCCCCACAGCGGTAGCACGCGCCAGTCCTGTCCACCGTGCTGGAACATGTGGCTCGCGTATGTCCCTGCTCCAAGCAGCGGTAGCACTGGAGCGGTCTTTTGTCAAGCATTTCCACTTTAGTGGACGACCACCCCAGCACCACCCTGCTATTTCTCGCAATGGCGATCGCCGCCGCCAAAGGGCACCCGACGACCACCGTGCAGAGCCCATTGCTCATCTTTCTAATGGGCCCTACTCTCACACTCTCGGGATAGGTGTTGCCTATCTTTGCGATCATTTCACGGATTTCGCTGTCCGTGATTGAGCCCTCAAAGCCTGACAAGCGTAGATCGGCTGTCATGATGGGGCGTCCCACCCTAACCCCTTCCTTGTCTGACAACACGTCAGCCATTTTGGCCGCCAGGGCATCCGCTTTTTCCGCGTTACCCTGGCCGGCCAGCTCCAGGTTAAGGGCGCCTGTTGCGGTTCTCCGCATGTGCGGGACCTTGGTGATCCCAAAGTCCCCGAGAGTGATCCGTTCGCGGACCACACTCATGCACTCCGCGTACGTGTCCTGCGGGCACGTCAACGTGATCGCGGAGGTGCGGGGCACCCTTCGTTTGCCGCTTTTTGCCTGTTGAGAAGGTGGGTTAGGACCGCTGTCCTTCGTGCCCTTTTTCCCTCCCATCTTTCCTTCCTTTGCGCCAGCTGCAGCATTCTTCCCGGCCGCAGACATGGGGGTAGTAGTGTTCGCCCCCTTATTCGGACGTGTCGACTGCTGCTGCGCCTTGGGCTGTCCTTGAGAGGCGGGTCTATTGTCCCGCTTCTTGGGCTTCTTCTTAGCTACTTGGGTCCACGTATCCTCATTGGACCCAGGCGCTTGCGACGCTACCTCCTTCCTTGGTACTTGAGGCTGCGCGACGGGAAGCACAGCTTTTGTGGAAACGGAAGTCTTGTTCCCCCTCCCCGGCACCTGTTGCTGCACCTTACTGAGTGCGGCCGGTGCGGGAGTGGGTGTTCTTCCCTCCCGTTTTTGTCCTTTTCCCTTTACCTTGGCAGCGGGTCCCTTCCCCACACTGCCATCCCTCCTTTTTCCTCCGGCGGGGACTACCAACGCCGGGGTGACAGGCGACTTACTTTTCGACTGCGCCTGCGTCTGTGGGAGCTTATCAGCGATGCCTCGCATGATCTCCTCCTTCATCTTTCCGATCTTCTCCTCTACGCTCATCACCAGTAATTCCGCCAGTTGCTTCTCCATTGACTCCGGTTGTGCTGGTGTCCTCACTCCTGAGTCTGCCACCGCCGCCGGCATCTCAGGGTCCAGGACCTTTCTGATACCTTGCACCGACGGGCGTATGGCCGGAGGCTTACCTTCGCGGGCGATTTCCGCAAGGATCTCGTCCCTCCTGCATTCTACCTCCTCGTCACCGTCTTGATGGCAGTCCATCTTGTCGTCCGTGACGCATGGATCCTCCGCTTCTGACAGTGTGTCAGAGGAGATCTGTATTCTCTGCCTCTTGGTTCCTACCATCGCCCGCGTTGTCCTTCCCTCCTCGTTGTGCCTTTGGGAGCGCAATTGCTCAAGCTCAAGTTTGAGCTCTTGTAGCTCCCTCTGGGTACGTGCGCTCTGCGTCGCGCTTTCACGCAGCGCAACGATCTCCCTCTCCTGTGTGGAGATCCTTTCGCGCAGCCTCTCGAGCTCCACGTCCCGTTCTAACCCCACCTCGGGGGCCTCGTACCTCTGCACTAAGTGAGTCAGCGCGGCCTTGATTCGCGCCGCGGACTCATTTAGGCATTTGCGGTACTCGCCTTTAAGCGATCTCGACTTTTCAGCCACGAGGTCGATCCCGTTGATCGCCTCGTATATCTGGCTCGGCAGAATACTTGCAGGGGAGTACTGCAATTCCTCCATCGCCATTTTCTCAGCAACCTTCCTGTTTTTGGAAAGGTTTGCCGGAACAGTGGCTTCGCGCAAAGCCTGTATTTCACGCGCCTTGGCGATTAGCTCCCTTTGGGCGCTCCTGAGTTGTTTCAGGTAGTAATCGCCAGTCACAACTGCCCGAACTGCCCGGTCCCGCTCCCCCGACTCCTTCATCGCTCCTAGTGCGGAACACTCACCGGGTTCTAAGAGCTCAGTGACTGCTTTCCCTGTCTCCTCCATACTCCGGCGAGCCTCTGCCGCTTGCTCCCTGGAAAGCTTCACTTTTGTGGCCTTCCCCGTGGTTTTCATGCGCTCAATATCACTTTCGCTCTCCGAGTGCGTTCCCTCTTTTCTTCGATTCAAAAGGGCAGAGGTAGAGGAGGCGCTACGCGTGTTCTTCCCCCTTTTACCTTGTATGGTCCTCCTCGtgttccttctctctttcgagCGTGAGCGGGTATCATCGGAAATCTCCTCCTCCATCCTCTCCACGTCCACGTCTTCTTCCTCCGCGTCTAATGACACGAACGACTCATGAGAGGAGGTTCTGTCCATCCCTTTCCTTGCCTTACCTCTAGATCTAGATCTAGATCTAGAGTTCTTTCCTTTCTCAAAGCTGGAATCTCTGCTCTTGGAGTTCGCTGGTCCGGGACGTATACGTACCAGAGATACCAGAGGCTCCATCTCTCCTGGATGCTTGAACATCCCCTTCGTGTCACTCCCTTTGGGGAAGCACTGGCTTCCCTGGGCGATGTTAGCACCATCACCTGGGCTCGCCCTTGACCCAGATGGAAGCTTCGCTTTTGGTGTCCCGTCGTTGGCTGACGATGGAGAGAGACCAGGACTTTGCTCCGTAGAGCATCTCTCGTCCACCGGGCCTGGGGTATCCGATTCCCCTGGACCTGTAAGTTTATTTCCCTGTAAAGACATTGTCCATAGAGAATGATTTGGTTTATTTCGGGGTGTCCTTCCCCTAGGCTGGTTGGCTTCGCCCGCCTCACGAGCCCAGCCTGCCCGAGCCCTCGGGTATCCCCGGGTTCGCCATACCCGTATCAAGAGCGCCCCCCAAGGGCCCCGAAAGACCCCCAGAGACCGCCCCCGACCCCTGAGGCACCGTCCGCcggccgacgacgacgaaagaACCCCGCCACCCCCGCCCGCACGCAACGAGGGGTGGCCGGCCGAGAGACCTCGATCCCGGCCCcggccgagcacgctcgatCCCGGTCCCCGCCACGCACGAGCAGGGGACACGGAGCGCCCACGCCACCGCCGACCCAACGGACTCTACGCTCGTCACCGGCCCTTACGTCCGGTGACCAAAGACCCGCCGGCCCCGACCTGGGAATATGTCCTAGCGGCCCGACGGGTCGCCCACCCAGGCAGCCCGACCCCGACCTCCGATTACTTCGGAGCGGCTCGGGACTGCCCTCCGCGTTGGGGACACCGTGGGACCACGTCCCTGGTGTGCACGTCCCCAACGCAGGCCTCCCCTCCGGTCGTCCCTGCACCACGTACAGGGACTCCCGAAAGAAGGTTACCCCCGTCTCCcctgccggagcaccggcgtgcaatgggTAATGAGACGAGGGTCTTCCCACCTCCTCGGCGAGACGGCATCCCTGCCCGCTTTGGAAGTGAGGACCTCCCTCCCGGATCCCCGAAAAGACCCCGGCGTAACCTCTCCCGCCCcgccggagcaccggcgtgcaatggaCGAGAGAGGCCCGCTCCCCCCACAACGAGTCCGAATCGCCCGGcctgccggagcaccggcgtgcaatggtCGAGCGATTCGAGACCCACCCCATGGTTTTTTTATCGAGGTTTTCCTTCCTCTAGGCCGGCGGGAGGAGTAGAAACTCCTCCCTCACGGTCCCAGCCGACCGGGCGATTGAAGTCAGGGCCGCCAACCCCTACCGACGCTTAAGAGTCAGGGAACAAGTTCCCCGACAGGGGCGCCGGACCCTTTTGTGCCCCCAAGTCTCGACAAGTCGAGAGGAGAGGGGGCACGGCATGCTCTTAGACCCTGTACCTCCCCACCGAGCCCTCCCTTCGGTATGACCGAAGGTACTGCCTCAGTGGATCGTTGGTACAGGGAGCCCTCTCACCACGTCAAGGTGGCATGCCACGAGAGGGAAACTTGGCGAACCTCCCGTTACCGTCGCGCTTCTTTTGTTTCGCGCGTAACTTTGCACGCCATTTTAATGTCTTTGGATTTCGCGGTTTACCCAGCGCGCCTATCGTTTGCCGGTGTCCGCGGTGTTCTCGCGACCTTCGCAATCCTCTGCCATCGTCAATCGGTCGTTCCACCTCGTGGTTTGCGCGGTTCTCTTACCATGGCACATGGTAAGGCGATCTCATTACCCGTACgtttgctattttatttgtcCGTGGTAACTCTCTTTTTGGGGTGTTCTCATTACCCTCGCGTTGTAAATTTGTCGGTCGCACCGCCCGTTCGCCCGGTTCATTTACCACCACATGTGGTAAGCCGACTTCCGGTTTCGCACGCTCCgtcgttacctccggactCTATTcttcgcggtcgttacctccggactTAGTTTTTcatcgcggtcgttacctccggtagccgcacgggcaaatatattcaaagtttcgctcggcgtgttgcttttgctcgcggtcgttacctccggactCTATTTTTCGCGGTCGTTACTTCCGGACTTAGTTTTTcatcgcggtcgttacctccggacACTACTTTTcacggtcgttacctccggactTAGTTTTTtatcgcggtcgttacctccggactTAGTTTTTtatcgcggtcgttacctccggactCTATTTTTCGCGGTCGTTGCAGCCGACGGCTGCACCCAAGCACGAGCAGCTGCAGCAGAGACAATTGCCGACCATCACCGATTACCCAGTGATCGCACAGCCAATGTTGAAGAAGCAGAAGGTGCGAAGGGACCCAAAGCAGCCCAAGGTGTCATCAGGGAAGATCGACGGGGCAGTTCGGACGAGACGGAGAAGGCGCGCACGCGAATGGTGCTTGCGGCACTGAGAGATGCGGAAACGGTCGCTGAGCGACTGTAGTGCGCGAAACTTGTAAAACCGATAAAAGAcaaaacaaatgtaaatagcgtttaataaaaagacataaatatattaaccaGAAAGTATAATAGTGGACTATAAGTATATTAGTGGACCATATTCATAGTGTtaagacaaatataaaaacataataacatatagaataagattatgggaaaaaataaaaaaatctatgatTACGGGGCTAATGCGCGAGCGATGACTGATACGCGGCGTGcgatataaagtaaaatagttTCAAGGTTTAAACCGATTCAATGATAACAGAGCGGCGTAATCATAAGAcggaaaacatttatttcgatGAAGCGAGTAAAAAAGGTCTTAGTATcattaaacattaaagaaCCTTTTACCTGAAAAATCATATTGTGACATATCCTCATTTCCCAATTCCTCTTCCACAGgtgtagagagagagagaagaagatgATGATTAGT encodes:
- the LOC139823899 gene encoding uncharacterized protein; translation: MVAGDFNAKSTLWGSPRTDWRGDATERWAAGLGLCLANVGRESTCVRRRGELIVDITWATPPVARDIRGWRVVSDVETLSDHQLIEMVVQASPPGVLARRLAAGRTRRRWALKQMNVDLFKAAIIGSAWIPEEDDISGAADVDVDAMAEGMVKVTTQACDVAMPRQQPLPPRKQTY